A genomic window from Sphingobacteriales bacterium includes:
- the lpxC gene encoding UDP-3-O-[3-hydroxymyristoyl] N-acetylglucosamine deacetylase has translation MRLQTTIVRPIHFSGVGLHTGLMSNVTIKPAPDNFGIQFCRTDINPTLFIPAKVENVSNTNRSTTIKLQESEVVTVEHLLSALYAMGIDNALVEIDNKEVPILDGSAKFYIDRLIDDNIIELSHYKKYFTIQDVVEWKDEQTGAEYIFLPHEEFSVTCLIDFPSKIIKHQYAVLNDIREYAEEIAIAKTFCFLHEIEYLYNNGLIKGGNLNNALVFSETALSKEKIDWLAHTFHHAANSIPEMGILNPLYQTFDNEAARHKILDVIGDLALTQTHFKGKLIAYKPGHTSNTRFARYLMENFVLTAVEHSF, from the coding sequence TTGAGGTTACAAACAACAATCGTTCGTCCCATTCATTTTTCCGGAGTAGGTTTGCATACGGGTTTAATGTCCAACGTGACCATAAAACCGGCACCGGATAATTTCGGTATTCAGTTTTGCAGAACGGACATTAACCCCACTCTATTCATTCCCGCAAAAGTGGAGAATGTTTCCAACACCAACAGAAGTACGACAATTAAGTTGCAGGAATCGGAAGTGGTGACCGTTGAACATCTGTTGTCTGCATTGTATGCTATGGGTATAGATAATGCTTTAGTGGAGATTGATAACAAGGAAGTGCCCATTCTGGATGGAAGCGCTAAGTTTTATATAGACCGGCTGATAGACGATAATATCATAGAACTATCACACTATAAGAAATATTTCACCATACAGGATGTCGTTGAATGGAAAGACGAACAGACCGGAGCGGAATATATCTTTTTGCCGCATGAAGAATTTTCTGTCACCTGCCTCATTGATTTTCCCTCCAAGATTATCAAACACCAGTATGCGGTACTCAATGACATAAGGGAATATGCGGAAGAAATCGCTATTGCCAAGACTTTCTGCTTTCTCCATGAGATAGAATATCTCTATAACAATGGCCTTATCAAAGGCGGCAATCTAAACAATGCGCTGGTCTTTTCAGAAACTGCACTCAGTAAGGAAAAAATTGACTGGCTGGCCCATACGTTTCATCATGCGGCGAATTCCATTCCCGAAATGGGTATACTGAATCCGTTGTACCAGACATTTGACAATGAAGCTGCACGGCACAAAATACTCGATGTCATCGGTGATCTGGCCTTGACTCAAACACATTTCAAAGGCAAATTAATCGCCTATAAACCCGGTCATACTTCCAATACCCGTTTTGCAAGATATTTAATGGAAAACTTCGTTTTGACAGCAGTGGAACACTCATTCTGA
- the lpxD gene encoding UDP-3-O-(3-hydroxymyristoyl)glucosamine N-acyltransferase — protein MPAKIEEAQQDQISFLANEKYLPFLDTTQAGCIIISQHLFDKRTDKSKLNFIVVEDAYAAFANLLQLYQQLQSGQDKKPYEAGKDTIIYPNVYIGENVRIGNNCIIYPNVSIYHDCIIGNNCVIHSGAVIGSDGFGFAPQKDGTYQKIPQLGNVVIEDDCEIGANTCIDRATMGSTILRKGVKLDNLIQVAHNVEIGEHTVIASQTGISGSTKIGHHNMIGGQVGFVGHIVIAPFTRINAKSAVAQHITEENQVLSGIPAIDIKQHFKATVIYKQLPELEKRIRELRNELNNLKDNL, from the coding sequence ATGCCTGCAAAGATTGAGGAAGCGCAGCAGGACCAGATTTCCTTTTTAGCCAATGAAAAATACCTTCCATTTTTAGATACCACTCAAGCCGGATGTATTATCATATCACAGCATCTTTTTGACAAGCGGACAGATAAAAGCAAGCTGAATTTTATTGTGGTGGAAGATGCCTATGCTGCATTTGCAAATTTACTACAACTCTATCAGCAGTTACAGTCCGGACAGGATAAAAAACCGTATGAAGCTGGAAAAGATACCATCATCTATCCGAATGTATATATCGGGGAAAATGTGAGGATAGGAAACAACTGTATCATCTATCCCAATGTGTCGATATACCATGATTGTATTATTGGCAATAACTGCGTCATTCATTCAGGAGCCGTAATTGGTTCCGATGGATTTGGCTTTGCTCCGCAGAAGGATGGAACCTATCAGAAAATCCCCCAGCTGGGCAATGTGGTCATCGAAGACGATTGTGAAATCGGCGCCAATACCTGTATAGACAGGGCAACGATGGGCTCCACCATCTTAAGAAAAGGCGTAAAGCTGGATAATCTCATACAGGTGGCGCATAACGTGGAGATTGGAGAGCATACCGTCATCGCTTCACAAACCGGCATATCGGGCAGTACGAAAATCGGACACCACAATATGATTGGCGGCCAGGTCGGATTTGTCGGGCATATTGTAATTGCTCCTTTTACCAGGATAAATGCAAAGAGTGCCGTAGCTCAACATATAACGGAGGAAAATCAGGTGCTTTCCGGCATCCCGGCCATTGACATAAAGCAACATTTCAAAGCTACGGTCATTTATAAGCAATTGCCCGAGTTAGAGAAGAGAATCAGGGAGCTTCGCAACGAATTAAATAATCTTAAAGATAATTTGTAA
- a CDS encoding HD domain-containing protein — MNKRKIFNDPVYGFISIPYDIVFDIIEHPYFQRLRRIQQLGLSALVYPGATHSRFHHSLGAMHLMYKSLEVLKSKGHDISEEESQAAVLAILLHDLGHGPFSHSLEGVLVPNVHHEHISMLLMQRLRQQFGSLIETATRIFTNRYPKKFLHQLVSGQLDMDRMDYLNRDSFYTGVSEGVIGYDRIINMLDVHNDNIVVEEKGIYSIEKFIVARRLMYWQVYLHKTSLVSDLMLKNALLRARKIKVPYQGISDNLHFFLQNDISVEDFHQHIDKFVLLDDYDIVQALKVWMQSEDEILKLLSTSIINRHLFKIEYVEEHKAEEKYALLKQKYTQDEMDFLVLMGTAQNNAYNPAKDNIYILFKDGNIKEITDITEQWNIRSLSNPVVKHYIAYPKD; from the coding sequence ATGAACAAACGAAAAATATTTAACGATCCTGTTTATGGTTTCATCTCTATTCCGTATGATATCGTCTTCGATATAATAGAACATCCGTATTTCCAGCGATTAAGACGTATCCAGCAGCTGGGTTTGAGTGCATTGGTTTATCCCGGTGCCACCCACTCCCGGTTTCATCATTCGCTGGGTGCCATGCACCTGATGTATAAAAGCCTGGAAGTCCTGAAGTCAAAGGGACATGATATCAGCGAGGAAGAATCGCAGGCGGCGGTGCTGGCTATTTTGCTGCATGACTTGGGGCATGGTCCGTTTTCGCATTCTTTGGAAGGTGTACTTGTACCCAATGTACATCATGAACATATTTCCATGCTGCTGATGCAGCGGCTGCGCCAACAGTTTGGGTCTTTGATTGAAACGGCTACCCGCATTTTTACGAATCGGTATCCTAAGAAATTTTTACATCAGCTGGTAAGCGGACAGCTTGATATGGATAGGATGGATTATCTGAACCGGGATTCTTTCTATACCGGTGTGAGTGAAGGTGTGATAGGTTACGACAGAATCATCAATATGCTGGATGTGCACAATGATAATATTGTGGTGGAAGAAAAAGGGATTTATTCCATCGAAAAATTTATTGTGGCCAGGAGGCTGATGTACTGGCAGGTCTATTTGCATAAGACAAGCCTGGTGTCGGACCTGATGCTGAAAAATGCACTCTTAAGAGCCCGCAAAATCAAGGTTCCGTATCAGGGTATTTCCGATAATCTGCATTTCTTTCTGCAAAATGATATCAGTGTTGAAGATTTCCATCAGCACATCGATAAATTTGTCCTGCTGGATGATTATGACATCGTGCAGGCATTGAAAGTCTGGATGCAGAGTGAGGATGAAATATTAAAGTTACTGTCCACTTCTATCATCAACCGGCATTTGTTTAAGATAGAATACGTTGAGGAACATAAGGCAGAAGAAAAATATGCCTTGTTAAAACAGAAATATACCCAGGATGAAATGGATTTTTTAGTACTGATGGGTACTGCTCAAAACAATGCCTATAACCCGGCAAAGGACAATATTTACATCCTATTTAAAGATGGAAATATCAAAGAAATCACCGATATTACAGAGCAATGGAATATCCGTTCCCTGTCGAATCCGGTGGTGAAACATTACATTGCTTATCCTAAAGATTAA